AGTCCGACGGCGGCGGCGATGCTGGCCAGGCCCAGCACGACGGTAAGAACGACCACCAGCGTCGGGGCCGTGGGCTCCGATCCGTCCCCGTTGGTCATCGTCGGCACAACGAGCAGGTCGGCGACTCCCAAAAGTCCGAGCAGGATTGCCGTATTCCGAACCGTAATCATCCAGACCCCCCTTAAAGACGGTTCCACAACGCCACGAACGCGGGGATTATCCGCCTTCGGATAGGTAGAGTCGAGGGGGTAGGGGAGTGGATTTTCAACCCGGGTAGGTACTGTTGTAGTTCACCATCCAACCGATGCCGAACTTGTCCTTCAGGCTTCCGAAGTAGTCCCCCCACATCTGGTCGTCTATCGGCATCTCGATCTCGGCGCCCTCCGAAAGTGCGTTGAAAATCCGGTCTGCCTCGTCCTTGGTGGCGGGATGGACGGAGATGTACGAGTTGTTGCCCGGGGTCACCGTCTGCCCGAACGACTCCAGGGCATCGCTGGCCATGAGGAGCTCGTCGCCGATCGGCAACGCCATGTGCATGATTTTGTCCCCGTCCGCCTCCGAAACCGGAGCGCCCTCTGTCGGCATGTCCTTGAACTTCACCATGGACGAGAACTCTCCCCCGAAGACGGACTTGTAGAAGTTGAACGCCTCCTCGGCGTTGCCGCCGAAGTTCAGGTACGGGTTCAGCTTGGTCACGATTACCTCCTATCGGTTTCTCTATGAGCCCTCGTACGCCTTTTCCAGCTCGGCCAGATCGAACTTCTTCATCTGCAGGAAGGCCTGGGTCACGCGGTCGATCTGCTCCTGCGATCCCTCGTTCATGATCTCGTCGAGCCGGGCGGGAACTATCTGCCAAGAAAGCCCGAACTTGTCCTTCAGCCAGCCGCACTGCTCGGCCGAGGGGTCGGCGGACAGACTGTCGAAGAAGTGGTCGATCTCCTCCTGGTTGTTGCAGTCGACCATGAGCGAGATGGCCTCGTTGAAGTTGAACTCGTGCGCCCTGGCGCTGTCCATGGCGGCGAAGTGCTGGCCCTCCAGGGTGAAGTTGCCGTACTGGACCGTGCCCGGTTGCTCCGGCTCCTGGCCGGGACCGTAGGGCAGGACCACCTCCACCTCGGAGTCGCCGAACAGCGAGGTGTAGAAGCGCATCGCCTCCTCCGCCCGGCCCCAGGCGTCGCCGGTGAACATCAGGGTCGGGGTGATCCGCTGAGTGATCTCCCGATCACCGGCGTACCCGACCTGCCAGGACAGGCCGTAGCGGTCCTGGCACCAGCCGTAAAGATCGCTGAAGGGGTAGGACTCCAGGGGCATGAGGGTCGAGCCGCCTTCGGAGAGCGCAGACCAGTACTCCGTGACCTCCTCCTTCGTCCCGCAGGTGACGAAGAACGAAACCGCGGGGGTGAACTTGAACAGCGGTCCGGCGCTGATGGCCTGGAACGGTTGCCCGAACAGCTCGAACGACACGATGTCGCAGTCCCCGGAAGGGGTGTCGGTGATGGTCCTAACGCTGGTGATCCGGGACTCGGGAAACGTGGAGACATAAAACTCGGCTGCCTCTTTGGCTTGGTTGTCGAACCACAGATGGGGGGTGATGTTGCGCATGGTTTCGCCTCCGATCTCTCTGGTACCTGTTTAGCGCGCCAGACGGTAAATGTCATGTTGTTTTTAGGAATCGAGCGCAAGGCGCCGATCGAAAGTCCGTTCTGTGGTACCCCTTGATCCATGACTCTGCTCGCCGAGGTCGTCGCCGCTTCATCCGAGGTGTCGGATACGAGTTCCAGATCGGCCAAGATCGCAACCCTCGCGAAGCTGCTGCGGAAGCTGGAGCCCGAAGAGATCGCCGTCGTCGTCGGGTTTCTTTCCGGGGCGCCCCGGCAGGGCCGGGTCGGAGTCGGGTGGTCGATGTCCTACAGCGTGGAGCGCCCGCCGGCGGCCGAGCCCTCCCTCACCGTCTCGGACATCGATTCTGCAATCGGCGACATTCAGGAGAGCACCGGAGCCGGCTCGGCCACCCGCCGCAGGGACATCCTCGGCGACCTGTTCGGGCGGGCCACCGTACCGGAAGCCGGCTTCCTCCGGCGGCTCTTCACGGGGGAGCTGAGGCAGGGGTCGCTGGCGGGCCTGATGGTCGATGCGATCGCCAAGGCGGCGGCGGTGCCGGGCGACGCAGTCAGGCGGGCGCTGATGCTGTCCGGCGACCTTCCCGGCACGGCTACCACGGCGATGACGCTAGGGGAGCAGGGCCTGCTCGACATCGGCTTCGAGATGTTCCGGCCGATCATGCCGATGCTTGCCTCGACCTCTACCGGCGTCGATGAGGCGGTGGCCGGGTTCGCCCGTTCGTCGGTCGAGTGGAAGCTCGACGGGATCCGGATCCAGATCCACCGCCGGGACGACGAGGTGCGCATCTACACCAGGGGCCTTAACGAGATCACGCCGGCCCTGCCGGGGATCGTCGACGCGGTCGGGCGGCTCCCGGCTGCCCAGGTGGTGCTGGACGGCGAGGCGCTGTGGATGAACGAGACCGGACCGGCCGCGTTCCAGGAGACGGTGTCCCAGATCGATGCCGGCGCTCCCCCCGAGGGGATCGTCACGTTCCTGTTCGACCTCCTGCACCTGGACGGCGAGGACCTGCTCGACACCCCCCTCGAGGAACGCTCGGCCCGGCTGCAGGAGCTGGCACCGCACCTCAAGGTTCCCGCCCTGACAACCTCCGATCCCCACGAGGCCCAACGGGTGCTTGATGAAGCGCTGGCGGCCGGGCACGAGGGTGTTGTGGTGAAGGACGTGGCATCGCTCTACGCCGCCGGGCGGCGGGGAAAAGCGTGGCGAAAAGTAAAGCCGGTCCTGACCTACGACCTGGTCGTCCTGGGCGCCGAGTGGGGCCACGGCCGCCGGCAGGGGTGGCTCTCCAACCTCCACCTTGGGGCTCGGGACCCCGAGACCGGACAGTTCGTGATGGTGGGGAAGTGCTTCAAGGGGCTTACCGACGACCTCCTGCGCTGGCAGACCGACGCCCTGCTGGGGCTCGAAGCCGAGCGCAAGGGGATCCTGGTGAGGGTGCGGCCCGAACTTGTGGTCGAGGTCGCCCTCGACGGGGTCCAGGTGTCGACCCGCTACCCCGGAGGCGTGGCACTGCGTTTCGCCCGCATCAAGCGCTACCGGCCCGACAAGAGCGCGGCCGAGGCCGACACGATCGATGTGCTCCGGACCTTGCTGAATAAGTCCACCTGAACTCAGGTACCTGACTGATCCCGATCCGGCGTTGACAAACTTACGATGTAAGTGTACCTTACAACGTAAGTTCAACCGGATCGACAGCTGGGACCTCTCAGCAGGGAGACAAAAATGACGGTCACCACCGCCTCACCGCACCAGCGTCGGCAGCCCGAAGAACGGCCGCCCACCCCTTACCCGCACGAGATCGAGGAGCGGTCGGTGCGCAACGCCGGCTTGGTGGCGGGTGTCGCCATACTCCTGATGAGCGCACTGGCGATCTTCGGCAACTTCATAGTTCTTGAAGGGCTGGTCACCCCCGGCGACGCCTCGGCTACCGCCAAGGCCATCACCGGATCCCTTCTAACGTTCCGCTTGGGAATCGTGAGCCTGTTGATGATTGTGGTTCTGGACGTCGTCGTCTCCTGGGGCCTGTTCCGGGCCTTCGCACCGGTGAACGAGGGGCTGTCGAGGCTGGCCGCCTGGTTCCGTCTTGCGTACTCCGGGGTCTTCCTGGTCGCGATCGGCCACCTAGCCGGGGTGGTTCGACTGCTCGGCACCGAGGGATACCTGGCCGCATTCAGCCTGGAGCAGAGGCAGGTGCAGGCGCTTCTCGAGATCAACGCCTTTACCGACATCTGGGACGCCGGCCTCGTTCTGTTCGGCGCCCACCTACTGATCGCCGGCTTTCTCACCTACCGCTCCGGGTTTGTCCCCAAGTTCGTCGGGGTGCTGCTCGTAATTGCAGGATTCGGATACATCTTCGACTCCGTAGCCGCCACGATGGCCGGCGGTGCTTTCCCCGCAATATCCTCCTTCACCTTCCTCGGAGAGTTCGTGCTCGCCCTGTGGCTGGTCGTCCGTGGCCGCCGGATCAGACTGGACCGACCTTCCGGCTACGCTGGGCGAAGGCAACCGGAGGGAGGCTTTTGATGGGGTGGGAGTACAAGATCATTCGACCCAAGGACGTGCCGGGATTCTTCGGCGCGTCCGGCTTGGAGAACGACCTTAACGACAAGGGCAAAGAAGGGTGGGAAGCGGTGGCTATGTACGCCGATCCCGAGGAGCCCAAGAACTACGGCGTTCTGATGAAGAGGCCGCTGGCCGCCGGCTAAAGAATTTCGAAATATCTGCTTGACGGCTCACGGATCATATTTTACTATCTAGTTAATTAACCGTACGGTTCAATACAGCAAGGTGACACATGACCGAATCAGAAGCGGATTTTCTAGACAGGGCCTTTGCGGCTCTGGCCGACCGGACCAGGAGGGCGATCCTCGCCCGGCTGGCCACCGGGGAGGCCGGGGTCACGGAGCTGGCGGAGCCGTTTCAGATGAGCCTTCCGGCGGTTTCCAAGCACCTGAAAGTGCTGGAGAAGGCGGGGCTCATTACCCGGAGCTCGCAGGCTCAGTGGAGGTACTGCCGGTTGGAGCCGGAGCCGCTGAAGCAGGTGGCCCAGTGGGTGGGGGACTACAAGCGGTTCTGGGAAGAGAGCTACGAACGACTCGACGAGTACCTGGAAGACCTCAAGAAAAAGACCCAGGAAGGAGAAGAGAAATGACCACGACCACGATTGGCAAGCTGAACGTCGAACTGCCCGAGGACCGTCCCGTAGTGCACATGAGCCGCACCTTCAACGCCCCCGTAGAGCTGGTCTTCAAGGCCCACAGCAGCTGCGAGCACATGACCAACTGGTGGGGGCCGCGCAGCCAGCGGTTCGTCAGTTGCGACCTGGACTTCACCGAGGGCGGTAAGTGGCGGATCGTCACGGCCGGCGACGACGGCCAGCAGCACCCGTTCAAGGGCGAGTATCGGGAGATCGTGCCCAACAGCAAGCTCGTCTGGACCTTCTGCTACGACGTGCCCCCGATGGACGACGAGATCGTCGAAGAGATGGTCTTCACGGAGCAGGACGGCGTGACCACGATCACCACCACCTCCTACTCTCCGTCGTTCGAGGCCCGTGATGCCATGACCGGTACCGGGATGTTCGACGGCGCCGCCGAGACCTACGACCGTCTGGAGGAGTACGCCAAGACGCTGGCTTAACGCTACTCCGGCTCGGCACCCCCCGCCCCTCGGGCCGGGGGTGCAGCCGCGTACTAGGACGCCAGCTTCACCCGCAGGAACTCTTTCCACTCCTTCGGGGACAGGTCCCTCTCCAGGTTCTCCTGCACCAGTTGGGCGAGCCGGTGGTCGTTGTAGATCAAAAAGCCCATGAGTCCGATCGTCACCGGGTGCGCCGGCCGTTCCAGGATCTCGACGGTGTCTCCCGCAGCCAGCCCTCCTTCCTTCACCACCGAAAGGTAGGCGCCCGGGCGGTTGGCCTCCGAGAACCGGTTGGGCAGCTGGGGGTCCTCCATCCGCAGGCCCAGCTTCCAGCACGGCTGCCGGGGCTGGGTGACCTCAAACTCCGCGCTGCCGATCCGCCACCTCTCGCCGATGAGGGCGCCGGTGATCGCAACGCCTCTCAGCGTCAGGTTCTCGCCGAAGCTGCCGGGGGTGACCCGTCTCCCGAGCTGTACCTCCCACCACCGGTTGTCCTCCTCGGCGTAGACGTAAACCGCCTTTCGGAGTCCCCCGTGGACGTTGAGATCCCCCTGCCGGTCTCCCACCAGGCCCAGCTCCTTCACCCCGACGGGCCCTTCAACTGGAAGTTTCCAGATGCCGGTGTCGTAGACCAGGTCTCCCATCGGCACCTTTCGCATCTCTGCAAGGTTGACCGAGACGACGACGCCGGGCTGGTTGGATTCGCTCACTTCGGTTCTCCTATCGGGGCTTGTCTAGATATTAGGGGCCGCCGTCAAGCGGGGCGTAGACTGGACCGGAAGCGGGGGCATCCAGTCGAAAGGGAGCTCGTGGGCGGGTTCTTGATTCTTCTGGGATTGGGCGCATTTGCAGTCGCCGTGGTCGGCCTGGTCAAGGGATCGCTGCCTGCGATCCGGCTCGCCGACCGAAAGAGTGCCTGGGTCCTGGCCGCCGGAGCCTTCGTTGCCGTCGTGCTCGGGGGTTCAATGCTCACTCCGGTCGAACCTACAGCTTCAGACACGCCCTCAACCGAACCTTCGACGCTTCCTTCCGACTCAGGATCCTCCTCGCCCGTCGCCCCGGCGCCGCCGCCCGCCCCTTCCCGCCCGGCGGGCGTTCCCGCTGAGGCACAGCTCGCCACCGTCACCCGGCACGTCGATGGCGACACCCTTTGGCTCGAGGGTGGGACGCTGCCGCCGGCGGCGACCTCCTCGGTGCGTCTGCTGGAGATCGACTCTCCGGAGTCGGGGGTCGCCTACTCGTCCGAGGCGACCAACTTCCTGAAGCAGGAGCTTCCCATCGGGGCGACCGTGTACCTTCTGGCCGACCGGGGCGACACCGACCGCTTCGGCCGCTACCTGCGGTACCTGTGGAAGCAGAACGGCGAGTTCTTCAACGAAAAGGCCGTGCGCCAGGGGTTTGCGAAAGCGGTGCTGATCGCTCCGAACGACCGGTTCATCGCACAGATCCGAGCGGCCGAGGCGGACGCCAAAGCCGCCCGCCGGGGGATGTGGGCGGCCCCGATAGCGCCGCCGGTCGCTCCACCCCCAGTTGCGCCTCGGCCGCCCGCACCCGCCCCGGCCCCGGCCCCCGCTCCTCAACCCGCTCCGCCGGCGGCGCGTGGAGATTGCGACCCCTCTTACCCCGACTACTGCATCCCGCCCAACTCCCCAGACCTGGACTGCGGGGACATCAGGCGCAGCCTCACCGTGCTTCCGCCCGACCCCCACAGGCTGGACGGCATGCCGGGCCAGGCAGGGGAGCCGGACGGTATCGGTTGCGAGTCCTACGGCTAATCGGGTCCTGCGGTCAGCGGATCAGCAGGTCGGGCCTGGCAATGGTCGCCTCGCCGAGCGTCACCTGCAGCATCGGCCAGTGGCCGGTTGAGGTCAGGACCTCGTAGCCGTCGTCGGCGATCAGGACGGTGTCTTCGGACTTGGCTCCGGTGATCGTCGGGTTCCACGCCACCACCTGGCCGGCCTGAAGGACGTAGCCGCTCGAGGGCGTGCCCTTGACCTCCCGCCCGGCGTAACCGGTCAGCCCGCCCTGGTGGTGCAGCTTCCACTCCTCTGGGAACCCCTCGGCGGCGTACTGCTCGATCCCGGTATTGAAGACCTCGGCCAGGGTGGCGCCGGGCCGGCTGGCCTGGATGAACCGGGCGTCCACCCGGGCGGCCGCCAGGTGGCGGGCGACCTGATCGGCGCCCGGCTTACCGAAGCACAGCGTGCGGGTCACCGACGCGTGCAGGCCGTGCCGGCGGGCGGTCAGGGCAACGAGCATCGTGTGGTCCACCCGGTTCGCGGTGGGCACCGGGTGCCTGTACATCGGGAGTCGTTCGTCCGCGGCCACCAGGTTCACCACGGGCAGGATGTTCTTCTCGAAGCAAAGTGCCGCGACCCGGCTCGCCATGTCGAGCTCGCTTTCGCGAAGCTCGATCGACCGGCACGCCGACTCGACAATCGACGCTGCGTCCTGCGCAAGTTCCCGGTACCGGACAACCTCGGGGGGCAGCAGAACCCGGCGAAGCTCGACGACGCCGCTTGCCGCCTCGCGCTTTCCCGCAGGGAGGTCGCCGGCCACCCGGCTGCCTCCGGTAAGGCCGTCGATGATCTCGTTCTGCTGCTCCGGCAGGTGCCAGGGGAAGTCGACGACGTCGAAGCAACCGTGGGGAAGCTCCTCGTCGAACAGGCGCCGCGCTTCGATGTTGGGTGTGACGACGGTCGCTCGATCGGCGGTCACCACCGCGCTGCCGACGCCCGCCTCGGCCGACGTTGCAACGTGGTTGTGGCCCCCGGCGGTGATCCAGGCGAAGTTGGTCTGGGAGCCGAGCACCACACCGCTTAGGCCGGATTCGGCAAGCCAGGAGCGCACCTTCTCGAGCTTTGTCTCAACTTCTTCAACCCGGTCCATGGCCTGTCTCTACCCCGATTCGGTCTGCGGCGACGCTCTGCGTAGAATTCCACCAATCGATAGGCACATCTAGGCGGAGGTGGCTGAATGGTTGCACGTGCTCTGGCCGGGGCGCTACTGGTTCTTCTGATGCTGGCGGCCTGCAACACGGCGGACGATACATCGGATGCGAACACCACGGGGGAGACTGCGCAGTTCGAGATCTCCGGAGACGTCAGCGCCGTCGACATCGAGGACGTCGACTTCGACCCCAACATCTCCACTGGGACCGACGGCATCGACATAGACCCGGAAGCCAGCATCAGGGTGCAGCTGACAGTCAACATCGAGTCGATCAACGCTGAGGCGGCAGAGCTCTGCAAACTTCAGGCGGGCAGCGACGCGATTGTCGTGGTCACCGAGGACACCGACCTGGACTTCGACAGCGACCTCAGCGAGATGGACACCCTGGACGACGAGAGCATCATCGCCACCGGCACGGCTGAAGAACGGCTGGTCGAGTCCGACTCCACCCCGACCACCACCGATCCCGACGGCGCCTGCGTCCTGACGGCCGAGAGAGTACGGCTGGCGGAGGAGACGCCTTCCGAGCCCAGCGAGTCGCCCACTCCGGCCCCGAGTGTTACGGCAACGGCATAGTGATAATTCGCGCTTGACACACATAAGAGATTCCGTCAGGTTAACGCAGTTAACTTAACTGCCTAGCCAACGGAGGAGTCGGAATGCTCGCATCACTGGGCCGGTTTGTGTATCGCCAACGCGTCGCGGTGGTGTGGGCGAGCGTTGTGTTTATGGTGGCCTCCGGGATAGCGGGGGCCGGGGTCATATCCAAGCTCTCGACCGGGGGTTTCCAGAGCCAGGGCGCCGAGTCGTCCCGGGCGGCTCGGGCGCTCGACGAGGAGTTCTCCGCCGGCTCACCGAACCTGCTGCTGCTGGTGACGGCAACCAAGGCGGGATCGGTGGACGATGCCGCGGTCGCAGCCCGGGGGGCCGAGCTGACCGCCAAGCTTGCGTCCGACCCGCGCATCGAGCAGGCCTACTCCTACTGGAGCCTCGGGGTTCCGTCGCTTAAGAGCGAGGACTCCCGGCAGGGCATGATCCTCGCCCGGTTGAAAGGGGGCGAGGAGGAGGTCCTACACGAAGCGCATGAGATCGCTCCCACCTACACCCTGGACGAGGAGCACGTCAGCGTCCGGGTCGGAGGCAGCGCCAAGGTATTCAGCGAGATCACGCACCAGGTGGAGAAGGACCTCCAGAAGGCGGAGATCATCACCTTCCCCGTGATCATGGTGCTGCTGATCGTGGTGTTCGGCAGCGCGGTGGCGGCCGGGCTGCCGCTCGGTGTCGGCGGGTTGGCGGTGGTCGGCACGCTGGTGGTCCTCAGGATCCTGACCGGGTTCACCGAGGTGTCGATCTTCTCGTTGAACCTGACCACCGGCCTTGGTCTGGGGCTCGGCATCGACTACAGCCTGTTCATCGTGTCGAGGTTCCGGGAGGAGCTTGCCGCAGGAGCGAGCACCGAGCAGGCGGTGGTTCGCTCGGTCGAAACCGCCGGGCGGACGGTGCTGTTTTCCGCCCTGACGGTGGCCGCTTCGCTCTCGGCCCTGCTGGCCTTCCCGCTGCAGATCATGCACTCGTTCGCCTACGCCGGGTCCGCGGTGGTCGTCGTGGCCGCCTTCGGGTCGGTTGTGGCGCTGCCGGCGGTTCTCGGCATGCTCGGTGAGAAGGTCAACCGCTTCCGCCTGGTCGAGCAGCGCCCGGTGGTCGAGGGCGAGGGCTTCTGGGGTAACGCCGCCCGCTTCGTGATGAAGTGGCCGGTGCCGATCGCAGCCTCGGTGATCGTCCTGCTGCTCGCGCTCGGCGCCCCGTTCCTGGGCGTGAAGTTCGGTGTCTGGGACGACCGGGTGCTCGGTGAGTCCGCCCCCAGCAGGCAGGTGCAGGACCAGGTGAGGTCGAACTTCTCCGCCGGCGAGTTCGGCGCCCTGGCGGTGGTTCTCGACGACACCGCGGACCCTTCGGAGCGATCGGGCGGGGTCGGCGAATACGCTGCGTCGTTGTCGAAGCTGGACGGGGTCCTCAGGGTCGACGCCGAAACCGGCAGCTACGCCGCCGGCAACCAGGTGGCGCCGCCGATCCCCGAGATCTCCCAACGCTTCACCTCCGACCGGTCGACCTGGCTTTCGGTCGTCCCGTCCGTCGAGCCGATCTCGCCCGAGGCCGAGGACCTCGTCAACCGAGTCCGGGCCGTTCCGGCGCCGGGCAGCGTCGCAGTGGGCGGGCCGTCGGCCGACCTGGTCGACGGTAAGGCGACCCTGTTCGACCGCCTTCCCCTGGCCCTGACCGTCATCGCCGTGGTCACCATGGTCCTGCTGTTCCTCATGACCGGAAGTGTGCTCGTCCCGATCAAGGCGATGATCCTGAACCTGCTGTCCCTGGCGGCGACCTTCGGGGCCATGGTGTGGATTTTTCAGGAGGGCCACTTTGCCGACTTCCTCGGCTTCACGCCAACCGGAACACTCGACACCACCTCGCCGATTCTCATGTTCTGCGTGGCCTTTGGCCTGTCGATGGACTACGAGGTTTTCCTGCTTTCCAGAATCAAGGAAGAACACGACGCTGGCGCTGATAATGTGACTGCTGTAGCGAGGGGTCTCGAACGCACCGGGCGGATCGTAACGGCGGCGGCGAGCCTGCTGGCGGTGGTGTTCCTGGCGTTCATCAGTTCGGAGGTCGCGTTCATCAAGTTGATCGGAGTGGGGATGATGCTTGCGGTTCTCATGGACGCAACTCTGATCCGCGCAACCCTGGTGCCGGCGTTCATGCGCCTGGCCGGGAAGGCGAACTGGTGGGCTCCAAAGCCTCTCCGCCGTTTCCACGACCGCTTCGGGCTGAGTGAGTCCGGCCCGCGGCAGCCCGCATTCGACCAGGTCTCGTGAACCCGGAGTCTGCCCCCCTGGAGGCACGCCGTGCCCGGGCCCGCAGGGGCGAGGGGGACAAGCTGCGCCTCGAGATCCTGGCGGCCGCCGAGCGGCTGCTGGCGCTCACCTCGGACGAGAGCGCGGTGTCGATCCGTGCCGTCGCCGACGCCGTGGGGGTGACCCCGCCCTCCATCTACCTTCACTTCGCGGACAAGGAGGAGTTGCTGATCGAGGTCTGCGAGACGAACTTCGACAACGTCAGCAAGGCGGTCGAGGAGGCGGCGGCCAGGGCCTCCGACCCTCTGGAGGCAATCAAGCTGGCGAGCCTGGCCTACGCCCGCTTTGGGATCGAGCACCCTGAGGAGTACCGGATTCTGTTCATGAGAAAGGCCCCGACCCTGGAGCGGGAGCAGATCGAGATGAACCGGCTTCTGAACAGCTCGGGGTACAACTGGATCCTGGGCATGGTCCAGCAGTGCATGGACGCCGGGCTTCTCCGACGGACCGACCCCCTTCTGGCGGTGGTTGGAGTCTGGTCCATGGTCCACGGGATCACGTCGTTGCTGATCTCCAAGCCCGGATTCTCCTGGCCGGCGCTGGAGGAATTGATCGAGTACAACATCGACGCCCACCTGAAGGGGCTCACGCCCTAACCCAAACCTCAGGGTCATCCCCTAGGCGCCGGATCGGTTGCCGGGGGCATTTTCGGTGTCTTACCCGATGGCGGCCCAGCCCGGGCACGTCCACAATCAGTTGCATGATCACTATCGAGAACCTCACCAAGCGCTTCGGCGAACAGCTGGCCGTCGACAACCTGAGCGTCTCCATCCAACCGGGCAAGGTGACCGGCTTCCTGGGGCCGAACGGGGCGGGCAAGTCGACCACCATGCGAATGATCCTCGGACTCGACCGACCGACCTCAGGGCGGGCGCTCATCGGGGGCCGGCCGTACTCGGAGATTCCCTATCCCATCCGTGAGGTGGGGGCGCTGCTCGACGCCAAGGCGCTTCACCCGGGCCGGAGTGCCCGCAACCACTTGAAGTCGATGGCCCAATCGAACCGGATCTCACTGTCCCGGGTCGACGAGGTGCTGGACGAGGTAGGACTGGTCGACGTCGCCGGCCGCCGGGCCGGGGCCTACTCGCTGGGGATGAGCCAGCGGCTGGGGATCGCCGGCGCCCTTCTGGGGGATCCGGGGATTCTGATCTTCGACGAGCCGGTCAACGGCCTGGACCCGGACGGCGTCCGGTGGGTGCGCCGGCTGGCCCGGTCCTTGTCGGCCGAGGGGCGGACCGTCCTGGTCTCCAGCCACCTGATGAGCGAGATGCAGCTGACCGCGGACCACCTGGTGGTGATCGGCCGGGGCCGGCTGCTGATGGACGCGCCCATCCAGGACGTGGTGTCCGGGATGGTGGACAAGCGGGTGCAGCTGAGAGTCCCTGAGCCGGACGCGCTGATGGAGCTGGGCCGAAGGCTGGCTGCGGAGTCGATGAAGGTGTGGCGGAAGGGGAGCAACCACCTGCTGGTCGAGGGGGCGAGCGCCGAGGAGATTGGGAACATGGCGTACGAGATGGACATCCGGCTTCACGAGCTGAAGACACTGGAGGGATCCTTGGAGGACGCCTACATGGCGTTGACCGGCGAGAGCGTGGAGTTCGGGGCCGGGTCCTCGGAGCGGGAGCCGGAGCTGCTTCGGAGGGGCCGGTCGTGACCGCCGTGGCGGGTGTCGCCCGGAAGGACGAAGCGGGCCTTCGCGGGGCGATGGCCGCCGAGTGGACCAAGCTCTGGTCGGTTCGTTCGACCTACTGGACTCTGGCGGCGACCGCGTTGCTCGTCGTGGCCTTCGTGCTGATATTCGGCCTTTCGGCAACCGCCTCCAAGGCGAACGGCGAGGTGATCCCACCGACCACTCCGGGCGACATTGCGGCCCAGGGGTTCATGTTGATGGGCCAGTTCGGGCTGGCCACGCTGGCAGTCCTGCTGATCGCCAGCGAGTACGCAACCGGGAGCATTCTTTCTACCCTGCAGTGGGTGCCCCGCCGGAACCGGATGCTGCTGGCCAAGGCTCTCGTGCTTGCGCCGGTGCTCATGGTGGCGGGGTCGCTGATTGCGCTGC
This region of Actinomycetota bacterium genomic DNA includes:
- a CDS encoding VOC family protein, which encodes MTKLNPYLNFGGNAEEAFNFYKSVFGGEFSSMVKFKDMPTEGAPVSEADGDKIMHMALPIGDELLMASDALESFGQTVTPGNNSYISVHPATKDEADRIFNALSEGAEIEMPIDDQMWGDYFGSLKDKFGIGWMVNYNSTYPG
- a CDS encoding VOC family protein, translating into MRNITPHLWFDNQAKEAAEFYVSTFPESRITSVRTITDTPSGDCDIVSFELFGQPFQAISAGPLFKFTPAVSFFVTCGTKEEVTEYWSALSEGGSTLMPLESYPFSDLYGWCQDRYGLSWQVGYAGDREITQRITPTLMFTGDAWGRAEEAMRFYTSLFGDSEVEVVLPYGPGQEPEQPGTVQYGNFTLEGQHFAAMDSARAHEFNFNEAISLMVDCNNQEEIDHFFDSLSADPSAEQCGWLKDKFGLSWQIVPARLDEIMNEGSQEQIDRVTQAFLQMKKFDLAELEKAYEGS
- a CDS encoding ATP-dependent DNA ligase, with amino-acid sequence MTLLAEVVAASSEVSDTSSRSAKIATLAKLLRKLEPEEIAVVVGFLSGAPRQGRVGVGWSMSYSVERPPAAEPSLTVSDIDSAIGDIQESTGAGSATRRRDILGDLFGRATVPEAGFLRRLFTGELRQGSLAGLMVDAIAKAAAVPGDAVRRALMLSGDLPGTATTAMTLGEQGLLDIGFEMFRPIMPMLASTSTGVDEAVAGFARSSVEWKLDGIRIQIHRRDDEVRIYTRGLNEITPALPGIVDAVGRLPAAQVVLDGEALWMNETGPAAFQETVSQIDAGAPPEGIVTFLFDLLHLDGEDLLDTPLEERSARLQELAPHLKVPALTTSDPHEAQRVLDEALAAGHEGVVVKDVASLYAAGRRGKAWRKVKPVLTYDLVVLGAEWGHGRRQGWLSNLHLGARDPETGQFVMVGKCFKGLTDDLLRWQTDALLGLEAERKGILVRVRPELVVEVALDGVQVSTRYPGGVALRFARIKRYRPDKSAAEADTIDVLRTLLNKST
- a CDS encoding DUF4386 domain-containing protein, whose product is MTVTTASPHQRRQPEERPPTPYPHEIEERSVRNAGLVAGVAILLMSALAIFGNFIVLEGLVTPGDASATAKAITGSLLTFRLGIVSLLMIVVLDVVVSWGLFRAFAPVNEGLSRLAAWFRLAYSGVFLVAIGHLAGVVRLLGTEGYLAAFSLEQRQVQALLEINAFTDIWDAGLVLFGAHLLIAGFLTYRSGFVPKFVGVLLVIAGFGYIFDSVAATMAGGAFPAISSFTFLGEFVLALWLVVRGRRIRLDRPSGYAGRRQPEGGF
- a CDS encoding DUF4177 domain-containing protein, with the translated sequence MGWEYKIIRPKDVPGFFGASGLENDLNDKGKEGWEAVAMYADPEEPKNYGVLMKRPLAAG
- a CDS encoding metalloregulator ArsR/SmtB family transcription factor — its product is MTESEADFLDRAFAALADRTRRAILARLATGEAGVTELAEPFQMSLPAVSKHLKVLEKAGLITRSSQAQWRYCRLEPEPLKQVAQWVGDYKRFWEESYERLDEYLEDLKKKTQEGEEK
- a CDS encoding SRPBCC family protein, with the protein product MTTTTIGKLNVELPEDRPVVHMSRTFNAPVELVFKAHSSCEHMTNWWGPRSQRFVSCDLDFTEGGKWRIVTAGDDGQQHPFKGEYREIVPNSKLVWTFCYDVPPMDDEIVEEMVFTEQDGVTTITTTSYSPSFEARDAMTGTGMFDGAAETYDRLEEYAKTLA
- a CDS encoding MOSC domain-containing protein, with amino-acid sequence MSESNQPGVVVSVNLAEMRKVPMGDLVYDTGIWKLPVEGPVGVKELGLVGDRQGDLNVHGGLRKAVYVYAEEDNRWWEVQLGRRVTPGSFGENLTLRGVAITGALIGERWRIGSAEFEVTQPRQPCWKLGLRMEDPQLPNRFSEANRPGAYLSVVKEGGLAAGDTVEILERPAHPVTIGLMGFLIYNDHRLAQLVQENLERDLSPKEWKEFLRVKLAS
- a CDS encoding thermonuclease family protein gives rise to the protein MILLGLGAFAVAVVGLVKGSLPAIRLADRKSAWVLAAGAFVAVVLGGSMLTPVEPTASDTPSTEPSTLPSDSGSSSPVAPAPPPAPSRPAGVPAEAQLATVTRHVDGDTLWLEGGTLPPAATSSVRLLEIDSPESGVAYSSEATNFLKQELPIGATVYLLADRGDTDRFGRYLRYLWKQNGEFFNEKAVRQGFAKAVLIAPNDRFIAQIRAAEADAKAARRGMWAAPIAPPVAPPPVAPRPPAPAPAPAPAPQPAPPAARGDCDPSYPDYCIPPNSPDLDCGDIRRSLTVLPPDPHRLDGMPGQAGEPDGIGCESYG